From the genome of Miscanthus floridulus cultivar M001 chromosome 10, ASM1932011v1, whole genome shotgun sequence, one region includes:
- the LOC136488958 gene encoding uncharacterized protein: protein MASNYRVEHINFYVADFNTAYHTILGRPALAKFMVVPHYAYLVLMMPSPTGVLALWANLSITYAYETESLALAEATDLSIQMASVVTNAKTMHVDDLEIPSLEPPCTSAKTKETKEVSLDLDDPSMIVKIGAHLDPK, encoded by the coding sequence atggcaagcaactaccgtgtcgagcacattaacttctatgtcgccgacttcaacaccgcctaccacaccatacttggtcggccagctctggccaagttcatggttgtaccacacTACGCTTATCTGGTGCTGATGATGCCTTCACCTACAGGAGTCCTGGCCCTCTGGGCCAACCTGTCCATCAcctacgcctatgagacagagagtctcgccctcgccgaagccaccgacctctccatccagatggctagtgtggtcaccaACGCCAAGACAATGCACGTCgacgacctagagatcccatcacTGGAGCCTCCATGCACCTCCGCCAAGACCAAGGAAACAAAGGAAGTCAGCCTcgacctcgacgacccctccatgatagtgaagattggggctcacctcgaccccaaatag